The DNA window GTCTTTCTACAACCAAGCTAATGAATTATGGTTATGAACATTTGGCGCGCTATAAGGTTCCGCAACAGTATATTTTCGTTTCAGAATTGCCGAAAAACGCGAGTGGCAAGATTCGCCGATTTATGTTACGAGAAAAATTGAATAATGAGTAAAAAAACGAGGCTGAGAGAAAACGGCTCTACGTCAAGTAGTGTTGATACGCAAATATGAATTTTCGCCAATTAAATTGGTCTAGTTAGAATCGTCATTCGTGGCGGTTCTTTTTAGTTAGTTTGAATTTGGTGGCCAATAATTAAATAAATCCGCGTTTTAAATGCCGTAAAGTAACGATAACCACAGGCAACTCGTTTGATAGTTTTAATTCGATTATTAATCCCTTCGGTTCGACCATTTGAGAACTTCGTCTCAAAGCCACGCTTAATTCCCTCTTTATAGCGCGCTAAAACTTGACAACGGTGGATTGTATAATGGCTGACACTGTCTGGCCGGAGTTTAAGTAATTGAAAGAAAGTTGTAAAATCACGTTGATTGTAAGCACGCTTCAAGGATTGAATAAAATTATAGGTGGCTCTTAACTCTTGGTCATACGCTAACATTAAGTCTAAGATCATAATGGAATTAACAACGCGATTAAAATAACGTCCTTCGTAATAAACTTTTGTACTTAAATTTTCCCGATCTTGAAGAAATAGCCGCCAATAACGTTTAAGGCGCCGAGCTTGTTTCTGCTCCGCAGAATCACCTTTTCGCAAACGATTGAAGACATGAATTCGCACATGATTCATCGTATCATTAAGGTGTTTGGCAATATGAAAGCGATCATAGATGATTTGAGCACAAGGAAAAACGGTTTTAACTAGTTGATCATAAGCAGCGTTCATATCCATTACCAGATATTTTACCCGGCAACGGGCAGCACGTGTAAACTGTTGATAATGCTTAAATAAACTACGTAATCGCCGATCTTCAAGGAGTTCAAATAAGCAACTCCGATCACCATCAACAGCGATGAAACTCATCTTACCTTTAGCGCTCCGCATTGATTTAAATTCATCAATACATAGTGTTTCCGGTAGATAGTTTAAATTCGGCTTGTATTGATCAGCGAGGTCCAAAAGGACCCGCTGGACCGAAGCTTCACTGATAAACAAATCATGGGCAATATCTTTAATTGTTTGAATTCGCGTTAACCGAAGAATAATTTCACGCCTTAAATCACGACTAATTGTTCGTTGCTTTTCAAAAAGATAACTAGTCGCATTAAATGTTGTATGGCAGTCAGGACATTGAAAACGTTGAGTATTAACAAGCAACATTAATGGTTGAGCCCTAAATTGTCCATATTTGTATTTAGCTTGATAAAAACCATATTTTAAGATTTGTCCACGATTAATAACGCCACAATTTGGACAAGCACGCGGGATATAAGAAAGGGTACAGGATATTTGTGCCACCCGAACGTTTTTAATTGATTTATATTTAAGCCAATGATGAGGAAAATTTAAATGAGGGTCTGTTAAATTGAGGAGAGTCCTTGTATCATTATCCATGGAGGTTACCTTCTTTACTATGTGATTTGGCGATTTCATTGTATCAGAGGGCATGCCTCTTTTTTAGTCCCGAAATGTCAATTTAAGTTAGAAAGAAAATAGTTGCTCATCAGTGACGTAAGACATGAATACTTCATATGGAGTTCGATAGCCTAGTGATTTACGGGGCAGGTTATTTCGCTTACTCATCAGTTGGGTTACCAATTCATCAGGAAGATTGCGGAAATCTAGCTGT is part of the Limosilactobacillus reuteri genome and encodes:
- a CDS encoding ISL3 family transposase, with product MDNDTRTLLNLTDPHLNFPHHWLKYKSIKNVRVAQISCTLSYIPRACPNCGVINRGQILKYGFYQAKYKYGQFRAQPLMLLVNTQRFQCPDCHTTFNATSYLFEKQRTISRDLRREIILRLTRIQTIKDIAHDLFISEASVQRVLLDLADQYKPNLNYLPETLCIDEFKSMRSAKGKMSFIAVDGDRSCLFELLEDRRLRSLFKHYQQFTRAARCRVKYLVMDMNAAYDQLVKTVFPCAQIIYDRFHIAKHLNDTMNHVRIHVFNRLRKGDSAEQKQARRLKRYWRLFLQDRENLSTKVYYEGRYFNRVVNSIMILDLMLAYDQELRATYNFIQSLKRAYNQRDFTTFFQLLKLRPDSVSHYTIHRCQVLARYKEGIKRGFETKFSNGRTEGINNRIKTIKRVACGYRYFTAFKTRIYLIIGHQIQTN